TGGTGAACAGTATCAATAAAATCTGCTACTTTACGAGAGGCAGCCAAATCAGGAGAACCTTCCAAACCAATTGCAAAAGAGTGCAACTGAGGATACCAGGCATCTTTCTCGTCACCAGACTCTATACGCTTGCTTGCATATTTTTTTGCAATAGCCGAAATAATTGATGAATCTAAACCTCCCGAAAGCAATACGCCATAAGGAACATCAGACATTAATTGACGGTGAACAGCTTTTTCTAGACCTTCACGAAGTTTAGTCATGTCTGTTTTATTGTCTTTAATCTTATCGTAATTCATCCAGTCGCGCTGATACCATTCTTTCACAACATCATCTTTGCTGTATAAAAATTTGCCAGGTAAGAATTCTTCTATTTTATTACAATATCCTTCTAAAGATTTTAACTCAGAAGCTACGTAATAATTTCCATGCTGATCCCAACCCTGATACAAAGGAATAATTCCCATGTGGTCGCGTCCAATTAGGTAACAATCGTTTTTTTTGTCGTATAGTGCAAAAGCAAAAATTCCATTTAAATCATCGATAAAATCAATTCCTTTTTTGTCGTATAAAGCAAGGATAACTTCACAATCAGATTTTGTTAAGAACTCATAGGATCCGTTCATCTGATTTCGAATGTCTTTATGATTATAGATTTCTCCATTTACAGCCAATGCCAAATTGCCATCTTTACTGTAAAGAGGTTGTCCTCCCGACTGAGGATCTACAATCGATAGTCTCTCATGAGACAATATCGCTTTTTCATCACAAAATACGCCTGACCAATCTGGTCCTCTGTGACGAATTTTCTTAGACATTTCCAGAATTTGAGGGCGTAGCTTTTGTGCGTCTACCTTCAAATCAAAAACTCCTACGAATCCACACATAAATATTGGTTTAATAGTTATTTAAAAGTCTCCATGCCGAAGCAGGAGAATGGTTAATTTTGGTTTTGATCTGAAAAATACAATTTTCATTTTATAAATCACCATGTTTTTACATTGCTATCGTTTGCAGAGTAGGAAAAAAAATATTTATCCTTATTTTATATAGGTACGATATGAAAAAGGACACTTTTCAGTGCCCTTTCTATTAATTTTGTTTTAGTTCATGATCTAAAAATGTTTTCAGATTATCTATATCCAATCGTTTTGCAATAATTTTTTTGTCTTTATCTAATAAATACATGGTAGGAGTACTATAAATATCGTAGTAAATTCTAAAATTGCTATGATATTGCGGGTCGTAGCAATTAATAAAATCATATATATTGTAATCGTCAATAGCTTTTTCCCACAATTCTTTTTCATTTTGTGTACATACAGCGAAAACTTCTAGTCCTTTATCTCTGTATTTATCTAGAATTTCAGTTTTTAAGCGGGGTGTAATTTTTTTACAGTGTCCACAATCGGGTTCCCAAAAATATAATACAGTAAATTTGGCTTCGGTTTCGTGTAGTCGTACAAATTCGCCTTCGGGTGTTTGCATTAACAAATCTTGAGATTTCATGCCCAGTAAATTGAATTGTGTTTTTATTACTTTCTCGCGAATTTGAGCCATCAAAGTTGAGTCGGCCCAGTTTGCCTGTCCGCTTAGGTAATATTTTTTTGCTAGCTTAACAAAAGCGGCATCCATTCCCATTATTTTACTTTTAATGGCGTAATTTAAGGAGAATTGGGTGATGTATTGAAAAAATAAACTATCGGGTTTTGCTTTTTCTATTAATTTTACTGATTCTTTAAAAATAGTATCAGGATTTTGAACCAGTATTTTCCCATAGAAAAATTGCAGTTTCTTTTTTAAAATTGGTGTTCTTAAAAAACGATTGTCTGCAAAATTTACATGATCGAAATAATGGTCTTTATTATACAGATATGATTTGCGTTGAATTTCTTTTTTTCTATCGGGAGTAGATTCTGGTATTTCTAGTGAAAAATCGGGTACTTTAGGTGATAGTGTAAAGTTAGCGAATTTGCTTACAAATGAATTTGGGTAATCAATTTTTAGTTTACTGATATAATTTCTTACTTCGAGGTCGGCATTTTTATATGCTTTCTTGTACTTCTTTTTTTCGGCATCGCTACTTTCTGCTTTTTTATAATCTTTTTGTATTTTTTTTGATTTTTCGTTTTGTGATTTCATAAACATTTGAAAATCATGAAAAGCCTTACTTTCATTTGCCCCAGTAATAGTTGTTGTTCCAATAAAATCTTTAGGATCGGCACTTATCGAAAAGTTT
This genomic interval from uncultured Marinifilum sp. contains the following:
- the asnB gene encoding asparagine synthase B, which encodes MCGFVGVFDLKVDAQKLRPQILEMSKKIRHRGPDWSGVFCDEKAILSHERLSIVDPQSGGQPLYSKDGNLALAVNGEIYNHKDIRNQMNGSYEFLTKSDCEVILALYDKKGIDFIDDLNGIFAFALYDKKNDCYLIGRDHMGIIPLYQGWDQHGNYYVASELKSLEGYCNKIEEFLPGKFLYSKDDVVKEWYQRDWMNYDKIKDNKTDMTKLREGLEKAVHRQLMSDVPYGVLLSGGLDSSIISAIAKKYASKRIESGDEKDAWYPQLHSFAIGLEGSPDLAASRKVADFIDTVHHEVTFSVQEGLDAIRDVIYHLETYDVTTVRASTPMYLMARVIKSMGIKMVLSGEGADEMFGGYLYFHKAPNAQEFHNECLRKLDKLHQYDCLRSNKSMASWGVESRVPFLDKEFLDVAMSINPDDKMCTDGRMEKWVLRKAFEDYLPEEVAWRQKEQFSDGVGYNWIDTLKEIADKDISDEQLKNASFRFPVNPPMSKEEYYYRSIFAELFPSETAASCVPSVPSIACSSPVAIAWDASFQNNADPSGRAVNAVHNDAYKEKIESK
- a CDS encoding thioredoxin-like domain-containing protein; the encoded protein is MKQYPILFIFLIINIFATEKSSAQNYNISIKIENSSDTSAYLAHYFDGRIFADDTTKLTNGIGLFSKNKTLEQGIYVIYLPSQKYFDLLIGEDQNFSISADPKDFIGTTTITGANESKAFHDFQMFMKSQNEKSKKIQKDYKKAESSDAEKKKYKKAYKNADLEVRNYISKLKIDYPNSFVSKFANFTLSPKVPDFSLEIPESTPDRKKEIQRKSYLYNKDHYFDHVNFADNRFLRTPILKKKLQFFYGKILVQNPDTIFKESVKLIEKAKPDSLFFQYITQFSLNYAIKSKIMGMDAAFVKLAKKYYLSGQANWADSTLMAQIREKVIKTQFNLLGMKSQDLLMQTPEGEFVRLHETEAKFTVLYFWEPDCGHCKKITPRLKTEILDKYRDKGLEVFAVCTQNEKELWEKAIDDYNIYDFINCYDPQYHSNFRIYYDIYSTPTMYLLDKDKKIIAKRLDIDNLKTFLDHELKQN